CTGGGTCCTAGGCTCTCAGGAACAGGCTAGCCAGGGCCCAGGGGGTGGGGCCCGGGACTCAGATCAAGACCTTTCTCTCACAGATCATCCTCAACTCCATGCATAAGTACCAGCCGCGGCTGCACATCGTTAAGGCCGATGAGAACAATGCTTTTGGCTCAAAGAACACAGCCTTTTGCACCCACGTGTTCCCAGAGACCGCCTTCATCTCCGTGACCTCCTACCAGAACCACAAGGTATAATAACCACAACCCGCACTGAAACACCATCCAACCTGCCTGCTGCCCCTGAGGTGAAGTGAGCTGATGCCAACCAACCCCAGGCAGGGCACGTGGAGTGATGGATAGAAAAGCAgagtgggacagacagacagtgagatTGCCATCCCGGGAAGCAGAGCCCTGGAGAGAGCAGAGCCATGGCCAGCAACTGAAAACTAGAGGCATGGAGTCTGCCTTGGGGCTTGAGGGCTGGACTCTTTTCTCTTAGTGTCTTCCTGTAGGTGTAGTTCTGGGCTAGCAGGGAGAGGAACCTGGGTCCTGTCAGCTAGCTGGCTGGCATGTGCCAATCACCTCCCCATCCCTTTCCCCTGGTCATAGGCTGAGGTGGATTTCAGAAGGGTGGCCGAGTCAGATTCGCAGTCACGCAGGAAGCTGTCACAGGATCAGGAGAAAGTGCCATCAGGACGGAAGCAAATAGAGTAGAGAGCCTGGGTCAGGCTCCCGGTGAGCAGCCAGGTCAAGGAAGACCCAGCTGGTCCTGGACCCTGAGCTATCTTAGGCTGGGGTTCAGCTTCTCCAGGCCACACCTAGGTTCTCGCTGGGCCTGAGTTGGGGGGGGAAGGAGGGCTACCAAGCCagcctgtcctctctcctcccagcgaCTCTGTGTGTCCTTTCCTGACAGATTACACAGCTGAAAATTGAGAACAACCCTTTTGCCAAGGGATTCCGGGGCAGTGACGACAGTGACCTGCGAGTGGCCCGGTTGCAGAGGTGGGGCTGCCCTGGCCAGGGGTGGGACGGGAAGACCCAGGAACCCTAAAGCATCTTCactctctccctgctcctccaGCAAGGAGTACCCAGTGATCTCGAAAAGCATCATGAGGCAGAGGCTCGTCCCCAGCCAGCTCTCGGCGAAGCCCGACGTCAGCCCCCTGCACAGCGCACACCAGGCGCTGCAGCACTACCAGTATGAGAACGGGGCCCACGTGCAGTTTGCCGCTGCAGAGCCCCAGGACCTGCCCCTCAACACCTTCCCCACGCAAAGGGACTCCAGCCTCTTCTACCACTGCCTGAAGCGCAGAGGTAGGGTTCCGGGAAGAGGCTGAGGGCTGGGCCGGGACAGAGCAGCCACCTTTCCACATGCCGGCCCGTGGGTCCTCACTCTTGTGTGGCCTTGGGAATCCTCAGACAGTTCTTGGTGTTCCAAGTGTGCTGGCCGGAGCCCCAGGTGTTGGTCTGGGAGCCTCGATGGGGTTCCTCCTGCTTGGCTCTGCCTAGAAGGAAGCGGAAGCTGGATTGTTGGTAGTCTCAGCCACAGAGCAGGGAGGACCCGTGGTTCTGGGTCTGGTGTTCTCCATCCAGCCCTTAAGGATGCACCCAGGCGTCCTGGGCACTGAAATGAGTGACTGGGCACTTGCCTTCCGTATAACACTGGCTTGGAAACCAGCAGGTCGAGACAGAGTCAGCGGTGACTAGTGGTACCTTGCTTGCTAGGGAACCTTTGTAGGTCCCCAAAATTCTCTTGGGAGTGAGTCTGGGGACTTTTGCTTATAATCTAGAACATTCTGTCAGCCCATTCCCGGAGATGAGCCTGGCAGAATGCCAAGTGTCCTAGATGCAAGTCCCATTATAATCCAGcccccctggaggccagaagagtggcCTTTGGGTCATTTTAAAAAGGTGGGTTTTTCATGTTATTATATAATAGTCAAATTTTAGTATCCATAAATAAAGCTTTGTTGGAGCTCAACCATACCTGTATTTGGTCTACAGTTGCTTTCATAGGTCAGCAACAAAACTGATAATTGTGGTACATACTGATGGCCTTAAAGCCTATACCAACTGTCTGGTCCTTTGCTCCTTCCTGACCCAGAGTGACTGGGTCATCTGCCAATCACAGGAATTTAGTGCCGGGGAAGGAGTGGGAGAAGGATTTGTAAGTATCCCTGGGCAGCCAGGCATTAGTCTGCAGAGGGGCCAGGAGCTAgctccacccctcttcctccaggCTGCCCAGCTCTCTATCCATGGCTCCCAGCATGGATCCCTAGAGAAGAAAGCACAGGACAGAGGTCGAGATCAGCCACAGGGAAGTGCTCCTAAATTTGTTGAGAGGGCTGCTGCCCTAGCCCTCAAGCCTCAGTTATCCCTCGATCCCAGATCCCAGGGGAAGACATATTACTCCAGAGGGTTGATCCCACACAGTGGGGGGTGTTGGAAGATGCAGAAATGTGGTTTGTGGCTGGCTGATGGCATCTTTCCAGAGGCTATCAAAGTAGCCTGAACGTTCAGCCTTTTCTCTTGTCACTGGGGCAGCTGCTTCGAAGAGACTGTTAGGTTGGGATTGGCGGGACAGCGGCGGCTGTGTCTTCTTTGAACACAGTAGGGTTAAACTAGTCTTCTCAAGACAGCGAAAAGTTGCCTACAAGCCTTCTGGCCCACTGCCTCCTTCCTGAGGCTCTCCGCGGGCACTGAGGGTTGAGGCAGTAACATCATGGCCTTAATTTGCTGGCTAGTTCTGACAGATGTGGTCTCTGGGCCTGGTTCGGCCTGGCAGTTGCCTTCACTTTCCTGGGCCAAGGCTGGGCTAGCCCGAGAATGCCAGTGTGCACAAGGGCCTCTTAGCATCCCGAGAGTCAGGCTGGCAAAGGATCAGAGCTCTGTGTTGCCCGATGCAGCGCATCCCTCCGTGTCCAGTGATGTGGTATCCCCCGTGGCCTTTGACGAGGGTCCATAATCTGACTGCTTCTTGGCCATTGCCACCTTATAAAAGCTGCAGCTGATGTAAACGGTTCCGGGAGTACCAGACAACATGGGTTCAGGGCGGGTGCTGAGTGAAAAGGGCAGGCTGTCCTGgcatgcgggggtggggggtgggggagggtggtggtggtggggtggctgggtgcaccaggccctgggctgCGGGGAACGCCCCTTCCTGAGCGCTTCTTTGTCTTCCAGCAGACAGTGCCCGCCACCTGGACTTACCCTGCAAACGATCCTATCTCGAGACTCCCTCTTCGGTGGGGGACGATCACTACTTCCGTTCTCCCCCTCCCTACGACCAGCAGATGCTGAGTCCTTCCTACTGCAGTGAGGTGACCCCCAGAGAGGCCTGTATGTACTCGAGCTCGGGGCCTGAGATTGCGGGGGTGTCTGCCGTGGACGACTTGGCCCCACCTCCGCTGAGCTGTAACATGTGGACATCGGTCTCGCCGTATACCAGCTACAGCGTTCAGACCATGGAGACTGTGCCTTACCAGCCCTTCCCCACCCATTTCACCACCACCACGATGATGCCTCGGCTGCCCACCATCTCGGCCCAGAGCGCCCAGCCACCAGGAAATGCCCACTTCAGCGTGTATAATCAGCTGTCCCAGTCTCAGGCCCGAGAGCGGGGGCCCTCCGCTTCCTTCCCCAGAGAGCGTGGCCTCCCCACAGTGTGTGAGAGGAAGCCGCCCTCACCGCACCTGAACGCTGCCAACGAGTTCCTCTACTCGCAGGGCTTTTCCTTGACCCGAGAGTCCTCCTTACAGTATCATTCAGGAGTGGGAACTGTGGAGAACTGGACCGATGGGTGATGTGACTGCTGGATTCTTGACAGCCCCAGGACCATGTCAATCCAGTATTAACTAACCTCTGTGGGTGGCCGGCACTGCCAAGAGACATGGAAAGGTATTtcagaaggggtgtgtgtgtgtgtgtgtgtgtgtgtgtgtgtgtgtgtgtgtgtatgtgtgcatgcatgcatgcatgtgcatgcttgtgcttCTACAAGCCTGTATGTGATTGGAGAACATCTGTCTTCTGACATGCAGCTAAggccaaaacaagaaaaaaaaaatacaattatctAAGAAGTAATTTTGGTTTCAGGAGCCAAGCCCACTCTTCAAGCCCACTGCTACCTGGCATCTCTTGACATGCCCTGGGTGGGACAGAAGTGGAGGGCTCGTGAGTTATCCAGAGGTTTCTGAACTATACTCTGATTTTACT
This Peromyscus leucopus breed LL Stock chromosome 8b, UCI_PerLeu_2.1, whole genome shotgun sequence DNA region includes the following protein-coding sequences:
- the Tbx4 gene encoding T-box transcription factor TBX4 isoform X2; amino-acid sequence: MLQDKGLSESEEAFRAPGPALGEASTTNATNAPEPALAAPGLSGATLGSPPGQGADVAAAAAEQTIENIKVGLHEKELWKKFHEAGTEMIITKAGRRMFPSYKVKVTGMNPKTKYILLIDIVPADDHRYKFCDNKWMVAGKAEPAMPGRLYVHPDSPATGAHWMRQLVSFQKLKLTNNHLDPFGHIILNSMHKYQPRLHIVKADENNAFGSKNTAFCTHVFPETAFISVTSYQNHKITQLKIENNPFAKGFRGSDDSDLRVARLQSKEYPVISKSIMRQRLVPSQLSAKPDVSPLHSAHQALQHYQYENGAHVQFAAAEPQDLPLNTFPTQRDSSLFYHCLKRRDSARHLDLPCKRSYLETPSSVGDDHYFRSPPPYDQQMLSPSYCSEVTPREACMYSSSGPEIAGVSAVDDLAPPPLSCNMWTSVSPYTSYSVQTMETVPYQPFPTHFTTTTMMPRLPTISAQSAQPPGNAHFSVYNQLSQSQARERGPSASFPRERGLPTVCERKPPSPHLNAANEFLYSQGFSLTRESSLQYHSGVGTVENWTDG
- the Tbx4 gene encoding T-box transcription factor TBX4 isoform X1, with amino-acid sequence MLQDKGLSESEEAFRAPGPALGEASTTNATNAPEPALAAPGLSGATLGSPPGQGADVAAAAAEQTIENIKVGLHEKELWKKFHEAGTEMIITKAGRRMFPSYKVKVTGMNPKTKYILLIDIVPADDHRYKFCDNKWMVAGKAEPAMPGRLYVHPDSPATGAHWMRQLVSFQKLKLTNNHLDPFGHIILNSMHKYQPRLHIVKADENNAFGSKNTAFCTHVFPETAFISVTSYQNHKITQLKIENNPFAKGFRGSDDSDLRVARLQSKEYPVISKSIMRQRLVPSQLSAKPDVSPLHSAHQALQHYQYENGAHVQFAAAEPQDLPLNTFPTQRDSSLFYHCLKRRADSARHLDLPCKRSYLETPSSVGDDHYFRSPPPYDQQMLSPSYCSEVTPREACMYSSSGPEIAGVSAVDDLAPPPLSCNMWTSVSPYTSYSVQTMETVPYQPFPTHFTTTTMMPRLPTISAQSAQPPGNAHFSVYNQLSQSQARERGPSASFPRERGLPTVCERKPPSPHLNAANEFLYSQGFSLTRESSLQYHSGVGTVENWTDG